The Nitrospira sp. sequence CTCCCAGAGAATATCTGTCGCCAAGCAGCTCAGAAAACTCGAGACCTCTCCCCTCCTCGGCGAGCCCTTAGGAAATAGAGCCGGCCTCAACCTCACAGGCTATTACAAGCTCTATGCGGCGCAGAAGAGCATCAGAATCGTGTACCGCATTATTGAGCAGAAAGTGATGGTGGAAGTGGTGGCCATCGGAAAGCGTGAAGACATGAGCGTCTACAAAACGTCACTCAAGCGAATCAGCCCACAATCCTAACCACGTGCCTC is a genomic window containing:
- a CDS encoding type II toxin-antitoxin system RelE/ParE family toxin; this translates as MRYSVTLTADAADDFRHLDGSQRISVAKQLRKLETSPLLGEPLGNRAGLNLTGYYKLYAAQKSIRIVYRIIEQKVMVEVVAIGKREDMSVYKTSLKRISPQS